From a region of the Besnoitia besnoiti strain Bb-Ger1 chromosome I, whole genome shotgun sequence genome:
- a CDS encoding hypothetical protein (encoded by transcript BESB_004880) — protein MEAAAGPVALAQKGVEPSEESPLQEPLPGYSFAVAAPEPQPSEAALPPSASVASSRTAHSEAGEGCGTSFRVPTSVSRREGLDVAPVSRSPSLISGKAGRSAVLAVELPPAGPVETFLSWCCVGCLRKVFSRTRWHYLFFISLYAFFIGPLYLNWAPLRQVLFKSGAYKWECDPEEADPTSLRYIHPDHDTCVEQRLRVGHLFTVCAAADYGFSFFGGLAMDMLGPKIASLLGSSSMLAGWLLLSVSSESVQMLIPGFALFGLGIDMAFYGTLSVAALFPGHENAIMAIVVAMRALSYMTPVVLDSLTSALPYIAVMLGFALLCLLPAVIIAFIYAPWKPFPKSAHTAALTAEEHARLSCSLDVVSSAPRRSSVGLQCATCGRPILAAESEGLDRPDRSDAPHHGEERSTLDDDQAIRRPRTSGSSCLDYASISHRASALSGGLLPLRCRACRGSGSVGFPEGGLYGELSADFTEEQRQLEHQLGQLPGRGAAAEGALAAALVAVRLISGESGLPDPPAVLGESREDRGRRAREREEERRASASDIFRVYSPREARHEGTGAPAGPRDGEGADKDHGLASRLEVKSADATPRGPLHAASGGEPAGGAGSGSGSGFLPELSPPLGLGEREKPSSGEASACGGKAREDRSGLASSGLASVSSQRVESLARTHASAGAHRASQDGADARRERSSAGGEGRGAPVHSVSSPYSMASARSRCDEEIRRAPSMRQYPNTCLGRLRFFRDTLRAHPYVVDSLAFTRDFILSPMYVPLVPYFTIALIRAIYFNDASEDLVPNSLRFLHIILGFVFVAPPFAGVIADYFGIIVCMVLINTCGTLVVVAALIAYEVHVVFFEYCASFMFMLNMALMTNQVYFYVADTFPQRHLGKLCGFACTIGGVLSLCVTPMFEFSVKTAGGFTIMLSLLVGLSVITYILIGLLQCTASRNQAKNKAEGALGPGGFGGDAGAGRRRLHTPGGESQPTTSRDSATAARRRLTDDDLSIHARPEASLSATYGLASDFV, from the coding sequence atggaagcggcggcgggccccGTCGCTCTTGCACAGAAAGGCGTTGAACCCTCAGAAGAATCCCCTCTGCAGGAGCCTTTGCCTGGTTACTCGTTCGCGGTGGCGGCTCCTGAGCCTCAgcccagcgaggcggcgttgCCTCCATCTGCGTCTGTGGCGTCGAGTAGAACTGCGCACTcggaggccggcgaaggCTGCGGGACCTCGTTTCGTGTGCCTACGTCCGTCTCGCGCCGGGAAGGGCTGGACGTGGCACCGGTTTCACGCTCGCCAAGTCTCATAAGTGGAAAAGCAGGCAGGAGCGCCGTGTTGGCTGtcgagctgccgccggccGGTCCCGTGGAGACGTTTCTGTCGTGGTGCTGTGTGGGGTGTCTCCGCAAAGTCTTCTCGCGTACCCGCTGGCACtacctcttcttcatctcccTCTACGCGTTCTTCATCGGTCCGCTCTATCTGAActgggcgccgctgcgccaaGTTCTGTTCAAAAGCGGCGCGTACAAATGGGAGTGCGATCCCGAGGAAGCAGACCCCACGTCGCTGCGGTACATCCACCCCGACCATGACACCTGCGtcgagcagcgcctgcgcgtcggccACCTGTTCACcgtgtgcgccgccgcagactacggtttttcctttttcggCGGGCTCGCGATGGATATGCTGGGCCCCAAGATCGCGTCGCTCCTCGGCTCCTCCTCGATGCTCGCAGGCTGGCTGCTGCTGTCGGTCTCCTCCGAGTCTGTGCAGATGCTGATTCCTGGATTTGCGCTCTTCGGCCTGGGCATCGACATGGCTTTCTACGGGACTCTctcggtcgcggcgctcttccCCGGGCACGAGAACGCCATCATGGCCATTGTCGTCGCGATGCGGGCGCTTTCGTACATGACGCCCGTCGTGCTCGACAGCTTGACGTCGGCGCTGCCCTACATCGCCGTCATGCTGGGCTTCgcgctcctctgtctccttcccgcGGTGATCATTGCCTTCATCTACGCGCCCTGGAAACCCTTCCCGAAAAGCGCGCACACGGCCGCGCTGACCGCCGAGGAgcacgcgcggctctcttgTTCGCTGGACGTCGtgagctccgcgccgcgccggtccTCTGTGGGGTTGCAGTGCGCAACCTGCGGCCGTCCGAtcctcgccgccgagagcgaaggcCTCGACAGGCCCGACAGATCCGACGCGCCTCACcacggcgaagagcgcagcACGCTGGACGATGACCAGGCCATTCGCCGGCCGCGCACAAGCGGCTCCTCCTGCCTCGACTACGCGTCGATTAGCCACCGCGCCAGCGCACTCTCTGGCGGCCTCTTGCCGCTGCGGTGCCGCGCGTGCCGCGGAAGCGGGTCCGTCGGGTTTCCAGAGGGCGGACTCTACGGAGAGCTCTCCGCCGACTTCACTGAAGAGCAGCGCCAGCTCGAACACCAGCTGGGTCAGCTccccggccgcggcgccgcggcggagggcgcgctcgcggccgccctcgtcgcggtTCGCCTCATCAGCGGAGAGTCGGGCTTGCCGGACCCGCCCGCGGTGTTGGGCGAGAGCCGGGAGgatcgaggccgccgagccagagagcgcgaggaagagcgacgcgccagcgcctcagaCATCTTCAGGGTCTACTCGCCCCGCGAAGCCCGGCACGAGGGGACcggcgcgccagcaggcCCGCGGGACGGGGAGGGGGCCGACAAAGACCACGGCCTCGCGAGCAGACTCGAAGTGAAATCCGCGGATGCCACGCCGCGGGGCCCGCTGCACGCCgcaagcggcggcgagcctgcgggaggcgcaggctcgGGGTCGGGCAGCGGCTTCCTGCCGGAGCTGTCGCCGCCGTTGGGGCTGggggagcgcgagaagccgaGCTCTGGGGAGgcttctgcatgcggcggcaaAGCCCGCGAAGACCGGTCGGGTCTTGCAAGCAGCGGGCTGGCGAGTGTGTCGTCGCAGCGCGTGGAGAGCCTTGCGCGCACGCACGCCTCTGCAGGAGCGCATCGAGCTTCGCAggacggcgcggacgcgaggcgcgagcgcagcagcgctggAGGGGAAGGCCGGGGGGCGCCGGTACACTCGGTTTCCTCCCCGTACTCGATGGCTTCCGCGAGGTCGCGTTGCGATGAAGAGATCCGCCGGGCGCCGAGCATGCGGCAGTACCCCAACACGTGTCTGGGCCGTCTGCGTTTCTTCCGCGACACGCTTCGCGCGCACCCGTACGTCGTAGACAGTCTCGCGTTCACTCGCGACTTCATCTTGTCGCCGATGTACGTTCCGCTGGTGCCTTACTTCACGATTGCGTTGATTCGCGCGATCTACTTTAACGACGCGTCCGAAGACCTCGTCCCAAACAGCCTGCGGTTCCTCCACATCATTCTGGGCTTTGTTttcgtcgcgcctccgttCGCCGGGGTCATTGCAGACTACTTCGGCATCATCGTCTGCATGGTGTTGATCAACACGTGCGGCACGCtggtcgtcgtcgcggcgctgatTGCATACGAGGTCCACGTCGTCTTCTTTGAGTACTGCGCGTCCTTCATGTTCATGCTCAACATGGCGCTGATGACAAACCAGGTCTATTTTTACGTCGCCGACACGTTTCCGCAGCGCCACCTGGGGAagctctgcggcttcgcctgcaccatcggcggcgtcctctcgctGTGCGTGACGCCCATGTTTGAGTTCTCCGTCAAGACTGCCGGCGGGTTCACCATCATGCTCAGCCTCCTCGTTGGCCTCTCCGTCATCACCTACATCCTCATTGGCCTGCTGCAGTGCACTGCGAGCAGAAACCAAGCCAAGAACAAGGCCGAGGGCGCGTTGGGTCCCGGCGGGTTtggaggagacgccggcgccgggcgcaggcgcctccacacgcccggcggcgagagccAGCCGACCACGTCCAGAGAcagcgccacggcggcgcgaagaaggctgACAGACGATGACCTCAGCATCCACGCGCGACCCGAAGCGAGCTTGTCTGCAACGTACGGCCTCGCGTCGGATTTTGTGTAG
- a CDS encoding actin-related protein ARP1 (encoded by transcript BESB_004870) — protein MLKSGGGFEEVIANQPLVIDNGTGVIKAGFAGEDTPKCVFPAFVGRPKFQRVMAGALEGDVFVGSKAEQLRGLLKLGYPMRHGMVDDWLDMELVWTYVFSEMKINSEEHPVLLTESALNPRRQREKAAEIFFETFNSPAMFVSAQPILALYSSGRTTGVVLDSGDGVTHAVPVYEGFSLSHAIMRSDVAGRDITDYLALLLRRAGHIFHTSAEMEVVRNIKESACYIAFNPQKEEAQGFDKTGGGYPYQLPDGVQIQIASERYRAPEILFHPSLIGLEYAGMHELLVTSVSRCDLDLRRTLYSQIVLAGGSTMFHGFGDRLLNEVRKLAPKDIKIRISAPPERKFSTWIGGSILASLATFKKMWVSKQEYEEYGAGILHRKTL, from the exons ATGTTGAAGTCCGGTGGAGGCTTTGAGGAAGTCATCGCCAACCAGCCGTTGGTCATTGACAACGGCACGGGGGTCATCAAGGCGGGTTTCGCAGGCGAGGACACTCCGAAATGCGTGTTTCCTGCCTT CGTCGGGCGCCCCAAGTTCCAGCGCGTGATGGCTGgcgcgctcgagggcgacgtcTTCGTTGGATCTAAAGCG GAGCAACTGCGCGGGCTGCTGAAGTTGGGGTACCCCATGCGCCACGGGATGGTCGATGACTGGCTCGACATGGAGCTCGTGTGGACGTACGTCTTCTCTGAGATGAAGATCAACTCTGAGGAG CACCCTGTCCTCCTCACCGAGAGCGCCCTAAAcccccgccggcagcgcgagaaggccgcagagatCTTCTTCGAGACCTTCAACTCTCCCGCTATGTTCGTCTCCGCTCAGCCGATCTTGGCGCT GTACTCTAGCGGGCGCACGACGGGCGTGGTGCTGGAtagcggcgacggcgtgacGCACGCGGTGCCGGTCTACGAAGGGTTTTCGCTCTCGCACGCCATCATGCGCTCGGACGTCGCAGGTCGCGACATCACCGACTacctcgcgcttctgctgcggcgcgcagggcacATCTTCCACACGTCT GCGGAGATGGAGGTTGTGCGGAATATCAAAGAGAGCGCTTGCTACATCGCCTTCAACCcgcagaaggaagaagcgcagGGCTTCGATAAGACCGGGGGCGGCTACCCATACCAGCTTCCCGATGGCGTCCAAATTCAG ATCGCCTCGGAACGCTACCGCGCCCCTGAGATCCTTTTCCATCCGTCTCTGATCGGCCTCGAGTATGCAG GAATGCATGAGCTGCTGGTGACCTCCGTGAGCCGCTGCGACCTGGATTTGAGAAGGACGCTCTACTCGCAGATCGTTCTTGCTGGCGGCTCGACGATGTTCCATGGCTTCGGAGACCGTCTTTTGAATGAAGTTCGAAAACTTGCGCCGAAGGACATTAAA ATCCGcatctccgcgcctccggagCGCAAGTTCTCGACTTGGATTGGCGGCTCGATtcttgcgtctctcgccACCTTCAAGAAGATGTGGGTTTCCAAGCAG GAATACGAGGAGTACGGTGCCGGTATTCTGCACAGAAAGACTCTGTAA